In Chrysemys picta bellii isolate R12L10 unplaced genomic scaffold, ASM1138683v2 scaf184, whole genome shotgun sequence, one DNA window encodes the following:
- the LOC135978253 gene encoding uncharacterized protein LOC135978253, whose product MPAHPSTLWCHCRQVYLPMSYCYATRLTAEEDELVQSLRQELYVQDYSSIDWPTQRNNVAACDLYTPHSWLLTLASAILNVYEAHHSARLRQRAIAELYDHIKAEDSFTKAISIGPVGCSLPFPTNQRSWLQFLPRCGRVRPGTPQLCTDALLLARNHSNQQSRQAQGLLCWALHTGEFMADDKGMSRLAGEESVSNRLDIVQWQWRLGVPDAPLCRVFAGDSWGVWSQLVEGRGWRVISCPVMGNGHGDAKGSVL is encoded by the exons atgccagcccacccctccaCGCTGTGGTGTCACTGCCGCCAGGTGTACCTGCCGATGAGCTACTGCTATGCCACGCGCCTGACTgccgaggaggatgagcttgtccAGAGCCTCAGACAG gagctgtACGTCCAGGACTACTCCAGCATTGACTGGCCGACCCAGAGGAATAACGTGGCTGCCTGCGATCTCTACACCCCGCACAGCTGGCTGCTCACACTCGCCAGTG CCATCCTGAACGTGTACGAAGCCCACCACAGCGCCCGGCTGAGGCAGCGAGCCATCGCGGAGCTGTACGACCACATCAAGGCTGAAGACAGCTTCACCAAGGCCATCAGCATTGGCCCGGTAGGCTGCTCGTTACCGTTCCCAACGAATCAACGGAGCTGGCTCCAATTCCTGCCCAGGTGCGGGAGAGTCCGGCCTGGgactccccagctctgcacagatgccctgctgctggcacgtaACCATAGCAACCAGCAATCCAGGCAGGCTCAGGGCCtgctgtgctgggcgctgcacacagGAGAGTTCATGGCGGATGACAAGGGCATGAGCAGGCTGGCAGGAGAGGAGAGCGTGAGCAACCGCTTGGACATTGTGCAGTGGCAGTGGAGGCTGGGCGTGCCAGATGCCCCGCTCTGCAGAGTCTTTGCTGGGGACAGCTGGGGGGTGTGGAGTCAGCTGGTGGAAGGCCGTGGCTGGAGAGTGATCTCCTGCCCTGTGATGGGGAACGGACATGGGGATGCCAAGGGGTCCGTTCTGTGA